In Fibrobacter sp. UWB15, the following proteins share a genomic window:
- the murD gene encoding UDP-N-acetylmuramoyl-L-alanine--D-glutamate ligase, with product MQNSIVAPVGVLGFGVEGQSTFDYLVRNGVKDIVVMDKNPVKLPEVPAGVNVKVCSGENYLDGLKDCVTVVRSAGVYPMSPALFKFQMNGGMMTSQIQLFLEQTKSKKVVGVTGTLGKGSTVSMISHILTKCGVNNKIGGNFGVPALDLLKDETADRVSILELSSFQLMTLSVSPDVAVVLRVSTEHLDWHQSVEEYRDAKANLVRWQKRDGACVYLKDAAPTAKIASESPAKTKYAVSLSDGPSAGDGDAVIEGATLTIDGEKLFLSDCKVRGIYQLENMAAATLAVKALGIKVADAFEALKSYETLPFRMEFKGKKRGIEFYNDSYATRPDATIAATASMKRPFALILGGSEKNADFTELSQILVNDRPNLKRVALIGATAERMLESLQQAGLQVSAKIFPTLEEAFADSLQIGEGGTVIMSPACASFGLFKNYKVRGQVFDKLVADL from the coding sequence ATGCAGAATTCTATTGTTGCCCCTGTTGGCGTTTTGGGCTTTGGCGTCGAAGGTCAGAGCACATTCGATTACCTTGTACGTAACGGTGTCAAGGACATCGTTGTCATGGACAAGAACCCGGTGAAGTTGCCGGAAGTCCCCGCCGGCGTAAACGTAAAGGTGTGTTCCGGCGAGAACTATTTGGATGGCCTTAAGGATTGCGTAACGGTGGTGCGTTCTGCAGGCGTCTACCCCATGAGCCCCGCATTGTTCAAGTTCCAGATGAACGGCGGGATGATGACTAGCCAGATTCAGCTGTTTTTAGAACAAACTAAATCAAAGAAGGTTGTAGGCGTTACGGGCACGCTCGGCAAGGGTTCTACCGTGAGCATGATTAGCCACATCCTGACCAAGTGCGGTGTGAATAACAAGATTGGCGGCAACTTCGGTGTGCCGGCGCTTGACCTTTTGAAGGACGAGACGGCAGACCGAGTGAGCATTCTGGAACTTTCGAGCTTTCAGTTGATGACTTTGTCTGTGTCGCCGGACGTAGCTGTGGTGCTGCGCGTGTCGACCGAGCACTTGGATTGGCACCAGAGCGTCGAAGAATACCGCGACGCGAAAGCGAATCTGGTACGTTGGCAAAAACGTGACGGTGCATGCGTGTACTTGAAGGACGCCGCCCCGACGGCAAAAATTGCAAGCGAAAGCCCGGCCAAGACGAAGTACGCCGTGAGCCTAAGCGACGGCCCGAGCGCTGGCGACGGAGACGCCGTAATTGAAGGCGCCACGCTCACAATTGACGGCGAAAAATTGTTCCTGTCGGACTGCAAGGTACGCGGTATTTACCAGCTTGAAAATATGGCGGCGGCAACCCTCGCCGTGAAAGCCTTGGGAATCAAGGTGGCCGATGCCTTCGAAGCCCTCAAGAGCTACGAGACACTCCCCTTCCGTATGGAATTCAAGGGCAAAAAACGCGGCATTGAATTTTACAACGATAGCTACGCCACTCGCCCGGACGCAACGATTGCAGCAACAGCAAGCATGAAGCGCCCCTTCGCGCTCATTCTCGGCGGTTCCGAAAAGAACGCCGACTTTACCGAGCTCTCGCAGATTCTGGTGAACGACCGCCCGAACCTCAAGCGCGTAGCGCTCATCGGCGCTACCGCCGAACGCATGCTAGAATCCTTGCAGCAGGCCGGACTCCAAGTTTCGGCGAAAATCTTCCCCACTCTGGAAGAAGCATTTGCAGACAGTTTGCAAATCGGCGAAGGTGGCACCGTCATTATGAGCCCCGCCTGCGCAAGCTTCGGACTGTTCAAGAACTACAAAGTCCGCGGCCAAGTGTTTGACAAGCTCGTCGCCGACTTGTAA
- the secG gene encoding preprotein translocase subunit SecG — MTTLFWIGIVLHVFLCLFLMLLVLVQNDKMGGLAGLGGMTSQSAFSTAGAATFIQKLTRVVAVIFFIVVFALGLITAKQDQTVEESSMQKATRENAAQQQAPAPALPADFAAPANAAAPAADVAPATEAPASEAPAAPAEAK, encoded by the coding sequence ATGACAACACTCTTTTGGATTGGTATCGTCCTGCACGTGTTCCTGTGCCTCTTCCTCATGTTGCTCGTTCTGGTTCAGAATGACAAGATGGGCGGTCTCGCAGGTCTCGGTGGCATGACTTCCCAGTCTGCATTCTCTACCGCAGGTGCCGCGACCTTCATCCAGAAGTTGACCCGCGTCGTGGCCGTGATCTTCTTTATCGTCGTGTTCGCCCTCGGCCTGATTACTGCTAAGCAGGACCAGACCGTAGAAGAATCTTCGATGCAGAAGGCTACCCGCGAAAACGCTGCCCAGCAGCAAGCCCCGGCTCCGGCACTCCCGGCTGACTTTGCAGCTCCCGCTAACGCTGCTGCACCGGCCGCCGACGTTGCTCCGGCTACAGAAGCTCCTGCTTCGGAAGCTCCGGCCGCTCCTGCTGAAGCCAAGTAA
- the tpiA gene encoding triose-phosphate isomerase: protein MRQYIIAGNWKMNKTVSESIQLAKDIVEAVKDVKKTEVVIAPTYLAAAKVADVIKGSNVKLAIQDIHWKDQGAYTGKVSVDMVKEIGAEYIIIGHSEQRQYFHETEETVNLKVKKTLEAGLKPIICIGETLDQRNGGILKEVLGLQIKGAFKDVSAEDAAKCVLAYEPVWAIGTGVTATDEQAQDTQAYARSVVKEIYGEAVAEGMRIQYGGSMKGANAAGLLAQKDIDGGLIGGAGLKANTFKEIIDAAEAR, encoded by the coding sequence ATGCGTCAGTATATCATTGCTGGTAACTGGAAGATGAACAAGACCGTTAGCGAATCCATTCAGCTCGCTAAGGACATCGTGGAAGCCGTTAAGGACGTGAAGAAGACCGAAGTGGTCATCGCCCCGACTTACCTCGCCGCCGCCAAGGTCGCCGACGTCATCAAGGGTTCCAACGTGAAGCTCGCCATCCAGGACATCCACTGGAAGGACCAGGGCGCATACACTGGTAAGGTTTCTGTGGACATGGTCAAGGAAATCGGTGCCGAATACATCATCATCGGTCACTCCGAACAGCGCCAGTACTTCCACGAAACTGAAGAAACCGTGAACCTCAAGGTCAAGAAGACCCTCGAAGCCGGTCTGAAGCCGATTATTTGCATTGGCGAAACCCTCGACCAGCGTAACGGTGGCATCCTCAAGGAAGTCCTCGGTCTCCAGATCAAGGGCGCATTCAAGGACGTTTCTGCTGAAGACGCAGCCAAGTGCGTTCTCGCTTACGAACCGGTTTGGGCAATCGGTACCGGCGTTACTGCTACCGACGAACAGGCTCAGGACACGCAGGCCTACGCTCGTTCCGTTGTGAAGGAAATCTACGGCGAAGCTGTTGCCGAAGGCATGCGCATCCAGTACGGTGGCTCCATGAAGGGCGCCAACGCTGCCGGCCTCCTCGCTCAGAAGGATATCGACGGTGGTTTGATCGGTGGTGCAGGCCTCAAGGCTAACACCTTCAAGGAAATCATCGACGCTGCCGAAGCTCGCTAA
- the recA gene encoding recombinase RecA, with product MAKKTTNTPTSNLSADKAKAVEAAIAQIEKNYGKGSIMALGQQPVEDIPVIPTGCIQLDMALGVGGFPRGRIIEIYGPESSGKTTLTLHAIAEAQKLGGVAAFIDAEHAFDAVYARKLGVDIESLLVSQPDTGEQALDIAETLVRSGAIDIIVIDSVAALVPQAEINGEMGDNHVGLQARLMSQALRKLTGILSKSNTCMLFINQLRMKIGVMFGNPETTTGGNALKFYATQRIDIRRIAAIKDGEEVIGNRTRVKVVKNKVAAPFTQCEFDILYGCGISREASILDLATELDIIQKSGSWFSYNNERIGQGRENTRLFLKDNVELCNEIEAKIRESMKDVELFKLNEGDAIEADDSDEVSVSEDA from the coding sequence ATGGCTAAGAAAACAACAAACACCCCGACTAGCAACCTTTCCGCAGACAAGGCCAAGGCAGTAGAAGCCGCCATCGCCCAGATTGAAAAGAATTATGGTAAAGGTTCCATCATGGCTCTCGGCCAGCAGCCCGTCGAAGACATCCCCGTAATTCCTACGGGTTGTATCCAACTCGATATGGCTCTTGGCGTAGGCGGTTTCCCGCGCGGCCGCATTATCGAAATTTACGGACCGGAATCTTCGGGTAAGACGACTTTGACCCTGCACGCCATTGCCGAAGCCCAAAAGCTTGGCGGTGTCGCAGCATTCATCGATGCTGAACACGCCTTTGACGCCGTCTACGCCCGCAAGCTCGGTGTGGATATCGAATCTCTCCTCGTTTCCCAACCGGACACTGGTGAACAGGCCCTCGACATCGCCGAAACGCTCGTCCGCTCTGGCGCTATCGACATCATCGTGATCGACTCCGTGGCAGCGCTCGTGCCGCAGGCCGAAATCAACGGCGAAATGGGCGACAACCACGTAGGTCTGCAGGCCCGACTCATGAGCCAGGCCCTGCGTAAGCTCACCGGTATTCTTTCGAAGTCCAACACCTGCATGCTGTTCATCAACCAGCTGCGTATGAAGATCGGCGTCATGTTCGGCAACCCCGAAACCACTACCGGCGGTAATGCACTCAAGTTCTACGCCACGCAGCGTATCGACATTCGCCGCATTGCAGCCATCAAGGACGGCGAAGAAGTAATCGGTAACCGCACCCGCGTGAAGGTAGTGAAGAACAAGGTAGCCGCCCCGTTCACCCAGTGCGAATTCGACATCCTTTACGGTTGCGGCATTTCCCGCGAAGCCTCTATCCTCGACCTCGCTACCGAACTCGACATCATTCAGAAGAGCGGTTCCTGGTTCAGCTACAACAACGAACGCATCGGCCAGGGTCGCGAAAACACCCGCCTGTTCCTGAAGGACAACGTGGAACTCTGCAACGAAATCGAGGCTAAGATCCGCGAAAGCATGAAGGACGTTGAACTGTTCAAGCTGAACGAAGGCGACGCCATCGAAGCTGACGACAGCGACGAAGTCAGCGTTAGCGAAGACGCATAG
- a CDS encoding CinA family protein, whose translation MVHETDIEMSTKALAQAIQKALLTRGEMMATAESLTGGLVASHIVDIPGSSAILAGGIVAYQNKIKESLLGVPHQVLETEGAVSAETVKAMAEGARKKFGCEWAIATSGIAGPTGAEPGKPVGTVWMAVANSLQNEAFCKIFEGNRTEVREKSVYSVLGKLLFLLNNQKSTCTSEH comes from the coding sequence ATGGTACACGAAACGGATATCGAAATGAGCACCAAGGCTCTCGCACAAGCAATCCAGAAGGCGCTTTTGACTCGTGGCGAAATGATGGCTACGGCCGAATCGCTCACGGGAGGCCTTGTGGCAAGCCACATTGTAGATATTCCTGGGAGTTCCGCGATTTTAGCCGGCGGCATTGTCGCCTACCAGAACAAAATCAAGGAATCCCTGCTCGGTGTCCCGCACCAGGTACTCGAAACAGAGGGGGCAGTATCGGCCGAAACGGTAAAAGCCATGGCCGAAGGCGCCCGCAAAAAGTTCGGTTGCGAGTGGGCAATTGCCACTTCCGGAATCGCAGGCCCTACCGGGGCAGAACCCGGCAAACCTGTCGGTACTGTATGGATGGCTGTCGCCAATAGTTTGCAAAACGAGGCTTTTTGTAAAATTTTCGAAGGAAACCGTACCGAGGTGCGCGAAAAAAGCGTGTATAGTGTATTGGGCAAGCTACTTTTTTTGCTAAATAACCAAAAAAGCACTTGCACAAGTGAACACTAA
- a CDS encoding DUF5683 domain-containing protein, with translation MFLRSIVFGLFLSVLFVAPLYADDKVSEQPIEQPVEDSAADSVVAADPLQKGKTGIVAIDTLAVNEWDIPTKRNSLAMTMLFAIFPGGGQYYTEHYVRGGFITGIELLLLYEVTANKSYQHKRVLEQAEPFRDSVAFYTDKVLRERNRDSLAFYHEKRTEFIGRVHEKSDKKMEQEDLRKAETAWMYGLYLYSFFDAFGIWYNNNYRSVELKSMKTALLWSIIPGFGQMYNREFGKQGLLYMAFIGSATSIWTSQNMVEYYLDRKHVVEKESTTSEEYERVDERVTYYRKNRNQYIWAIALLYLYSVGDAAVDALLSDFDNPMHLAVLPRLGGGLQALMSFDF, from the coding sequence ATGTTTTTACGCTCGATTGTTTTTGGCTTGTTCCTGTCGGTGCTCTTTGTGGCTCCGCTCTATGCCGATGACAAAGTTTCCGAACAGCCGATTGAACAGCCTGTAGAAGACTCCGCTGCAGATTCCGTTGTAGCGGCAGATCCCCTGCAAAAGGGCAAGACAGGTATTGTCGCTATCGACACGCTTGCCGTAAACGAATGGGATATTCCTACCAAACGAAATTCGCTTGCCATGACCATGCTGTTTGCCATCTTTCCGGGGGGCGGCCAGTATTATACGGAACATTACGTGCGTGGTGGCTTTATTACGGGTATCGAGCTGTTGTTGCTTTACGAAGTGACTGCAAACAAGAGTTACCAGCATAAGCGAGTTCTTGAACAAGCCGAACCTTTTCGAGATTCCGTGGCGTTCTATACCGACAAAGTCCTGCGCGAACGAAACCGCGACAGCCTTGCCTTCTACCACGAAAAACGAACCGAATTCATTGGCCGCGTTCACGAAAAGAGCGACAAGAAAATGGAGCAGGAAGACTTGCGCAAGGCGGAAACCGCCTGGATGTACGGCCTTTATCTGTACAGCTTCTTTGACGCTTTTGGAATCTGGTACAACAACAATTACCGTAGCGTTGAGCTCAAGAGCATGAAAACGGCGCTGCTCTGGTCCATTATTCCCGGTTTTGGACAAATGTACAACCGTGAGTTCGGTAAGCAGGGGCTTTTGTACATGGCGTTTATCGGCTCTGCGACCAGTATTTGGACATCGCAGAATATGGTGGAATATTACCTGGATCGTAAGCATGTCGTAGAAAAAGAAAGCACGACCTCTGAGGAATATGAACGCGTCGATGAACGTGTTACCTATTACCGCAAGAACCGTAACCAGTACATCTGGGCAATTGCTTTACTTTATCTGTATTCCGTTGGCGATGCCGCTGTCGATGCTTTGCTCAGCGACTTTGACAACCCCATGCACTTGGCCGTACTGCCACGCCTAGGCGGCGGTCTCCAGGCCTTGATGTCGTTTGATTTCTGA
- a CDS encoding histidine phosphatase family protein — MILWTIRHTKPYNPNDVCYGRLDFDVSPTFEEESDGALKALLGAGAKPTRMYTSPLLRCLRLAEKAEKATGLTMEKREEIIEMNFGTWEGQKLTAVPREEMAAWARDLRGYKFKDGECFYDIDRRVQSLLDTLDDDGEFLWITHAGVIAALQHFACGLPDEQFVEGAFSYAMVTKFEFKRDADGHYHGTFTKIHDGIQMAPLKIG; from the coding sequence ATGATTCTTTGGACGATTCGCCACACCAAGCCCTACAACCCGAACGATGTCTGCTACGGCAGACTGGACTTTGACGTCTCCCCTACTTTCGAAGAAGAAAGCGACGGAGCCTTGAAGGCATTGCTTGGTGCAGGCGCCAAGCCCACGCGCATGTACACCAGCCCACTTCTCCGTTGCCTTCGACTGGCAGAGAAGGCCGAAAAAGCTACAGGGCTCACCATGGAAAAGCGCGAAGAAATCATCGAGATGAACTTCGGAACCTGGGAAGGACAGAAACTGACAGCCGTGCCCCGCGAAGAAATGGCCGCCTGGGCTCGCGACCTGCGCGGCTACAAGTTCAAAGACGGCGAATGCTTTTATGACATCGACCGCCGAGTGCAGTCGCTGCTGGACACGCTCGATGACGATGGCGAATTTTTGTGGATTACGCATGCGGGCGTAATTGCGGCCTTGCAGCATTTTGCCTGCGGACTGCCCGACGAACAGTTCGTGGAAGGCGCATTCAGCTACGCTATGGTGACCAAGTTCGAATTCAAGCGTGACGCCGACGGGCACTACCACGGGACGTTCACGAAGATCCACGACGGCATCCAGATGGCGCCGTTAAAAATAGGATAG
- a CDS encoding cadherin repeat domain-containing protein, with translation MKNFLNKLWLVLTVAGVASAMDIAPFYFGNAAGTDAETQEAEWNYLMKYKMFGASGIKFENGNIRVTDSVGWFGTSHGNLSFQNGDDSIGGPILIGGDIDIKMGPEVFVNGPVNVTGNILVGQETNFASKPNEFHGHQCVQGDVPSVYASLIGNEYKHFGVEGTASVNSNNGYKDCLDTTKGLKVPEVRNNLYIPELNTAPTYSTELKTRVTNLNTLSVEEKTGSVTAVDVNNQIYEIYIPEGDPQEPFDIYLDHITLTNDATLLFNMQDGGRLTRIFLNGSISFSSTTNIAVQYDTLSNGTYIRQENEDYNGTLLFYTTKDISFQSTNQNSHPSLQGSILTTGTIVINDHIKLAGQLLADIIRINYNFDGSNFIFVPFNPTILDFDPTALAEGKFIENNQTVLVPIKLDTLASVDVSFRYCFDIKDSSLTDPNSKIASIQDFNSITPVCGKDTGSVKILMGDTVPRGDYNVYINVAIDTLFEGQETLPLKVFGLAGAVMPGNKRQGSFMLPIVDDPTPASLKKIVLDSVPENSPVGTRIDSLMAIRGSKFCTHCKFALADSTDYVYVSETGLVTVRDSSILDYESITEIKIRVLVIDTLYQKTSDTTVTIPIINVNENPILDDQEFDVDEHKVPGTVVGTLEWGENDSVPVFRQDVFTAVGGDTAYFSITSEGVIKTKKEFDYETEPHTYTIDVMLADKNDPTLYVVATITITINDVNEAPRIVTDTIQVKENSDPGTIVDTLEAIDKDNDSLTWTLVEDPSKCFDVSVTGVVTTKKCDNLDYEKNKTISIKVSVSDNRGGVDTKIIVVKLIDVPAPDLKITEASNEDSLWKNPEIIYTHTDSLNLCWEINKANKDCSDTTLKPGENKICKEVCDVDGFEGCSKDCFIAYYSDVSPLVYIDAGGDANLASNIYTIVEQPAEGDTNVYVKDTVRQITVHITDKDPIRGDSSYSFTIPVDLTKKVSVPQKTYDALSNVAKQTVALDELNPKTKVTPINGTNYLNSYPTTIAGIEVTVSYVTDTKGNVVKQAVVNEKGKVDSIEVITVTYETEIDGQKVKVSYQADATTGKALNVDGNGGFIATKNSDVSTGVFKVSYEYTDKKTGNAVELTYIVDDKGNMVKNPEGDRGYQVSYTYVDKYGNAAKQSVFVVLDQTLPTVEILKPVDNQVAHTNFVNIEWTVNGEKQDSLTVQGLVKGPNIIVRFYKDKAGNIAADTVRVYMKDGKDLDIAVERPVIIVTKDKVEEYYAENAPVKGQTFAVSVKNPTTGDEVETLIGGSFKTKDGSGEKPYAGVSDSKHLGPTLILDVVLPTVSDGKSGTVSGLATMDDLMLSNGRISSAGMGVDTSKLDYEAKKDYKEYTVDEYVSQFCEDGTKIPDDASAFNLYNSKLKIKIWVYTTLGNFVSDYSFTQELNDPSYANEAGLTKLYFELKPDKDGYVHAENGKLMATGAYVYKVEASLQNKLRCSIPPFNGGTGKTKGDVTRSREELLKPFGYKRPSNK, from the coding sequence ATGAAAAACTTTTTAAACAAGTTATGGCTCGTACTGACGGTAGCGGGGGTTGCCTCGGCTATGGATATTGCACCGTTTTACTTCGGTAATGCCGCAGGTACGGATGCCGAAACTCAGGAAGCCGAATGGAACTACCTGATGAAGTACAAGATGTTCGGTGCCAGTGGAATTAAGTTTGAAAATGGCAATATCCGTGTGACCGATTCTGTGGGATGGTTTGGAACCTCCCATGGTAATCTTTCTTTTCAGAATGGAGATGATTCCATTGGAGGCCCCATTTTAATTGGGGGGGATATCGATATTAAAATGGGCCCAGAGGTTTTTGTAAATGGACCTGTAAATGTGACAGGAAACATTCTTGTTGGTCAGGAAACCAATTTTGCGTCTAAGCCTAATGAATTCCATGGACATCAGTGTGTTCAAGGGGATGTTCCTAGTGTGTATGCTTCGCTTATAGGAAACGAGTATAAACATTTCGGTGTTGAGGGGACTGCTTCTGTCAATAGTAATAACGGTTATAAAGATTGCTTAGATACCACAAAAGGACTTAAAGTTCCTGAAGTGCGGAACAATCTGTATATACCTGAATTAAATACTGCTCCAACCTATTCAACGGAATTAAAGACTCGAGTCACTAATCTTAATACGCTTTCTGTCGAAGAAAAAACAGGCTCTGTAACGGCTGTTGATGTTAATAATCAAATCTATGAAATTTATATTCCTGAAGGAGACCCTCAGGAGCCCTTTGATATTTATCTTGATCATATTACGTTGACAAATGATGCGACTCTTTTGTTTAATATGCAAGATGGGGGAAGGCTTACTAGAATATTTTTGAATGGGAGTATATCTTTTTCTTCAACAACGAATATTGCTGTTCAGTATGATACATTGAGCAATGGAACATATATAAGACAAGAAAACGAGGACTATAACGGGACCTTGCTCTTTTATACGACGAAGGATATTTCGTTCCAGTCTACCAACCAAAACAGCCATCCATCACTTCAGGGATCAATCCTTACTACGGGAACAATTGTTATTAATGACCATATTAAGTTGGCTGGTCAACTGCTTGCGGATATAATTCGTATTAATTATAATTTTGATGGAAGTAACTTCATCTTTGTTCCATTTAATCCGACTATATTGGATTTTGATCCGACTGCCTTGGCTGAAGGCAAGTTCATCGAAAATAACCAAACGGTTCTTGTGCCTATCAAGCTCGATACGCTTGCGTCGGTGGATGTTAGCTTTAGATACTGCTTTGATATAAAGGATTCCAGCCTTACGGATCCGAATTCCAAGATTGCTTCTATTCAGGACTTTAACAGTATCACTCCTGTTTGTGGGAAGGATACGGGTTCTGTAAAGATATTGATGGGCGATACGGTTCCTCGTGGTGATTATAACGTTTACATCAATGTGGCTATAGATACTCTCTTCGAAGGTCAAGAGACTCTTCCGTTAAAGGTGTTTGGCTTGGCCGGAGCCGTAATGCCGGGCAACAAGCGCCAGGGCTCTTTCATGCTCCCGATTGTTGATGATCCGACTCCGGCATCTCTTAAGAAGATTGTCCTGGATTCCGTTCCTGAAAATTCGCCTGTCGGAACTCGCATCGACAGCCTGATGGCTATTCGTGGAAGCAAGTTCTGCACGCATTGTAAATTCGCTCTTGCCGATTCAACCGACTATGTGTATGTATCTGAAACAGGCTTGGTGACGGTTCGGGATAGTTCTATTTTGGACTATGAATCGATTACCGAAATTAAGATTCGTGTGCTCGTGATAGATACTTTGTACCAAAAGACTTCTGATACCACGGTTACAATCCCTATTATCAACGTCAACGAAAATCCGATTCTTGACGATCAGGAATTTGATGTCGATGAACATAAGGTTCCGGGAACGGTTGTCGGAACACTTGAATGGGGTGAAAACGACTCCGTGCCCGTGTTCAGACAAGACGTATTCACCGCTGTGGGTGGCGACACGGCCTACTTCTCGATTACATCCGAAGGCGTGATCAAGACCAAGAAGGAATTCGATTACGAAACCGAGCCGCATACCTACACAATCGATGTAATGCTTGCCGACAAGAACGATCCGACGCTCTACGTTGTCGCAACCATTACGATCACCATCAATGATGTGAACGAAGCTCCGAGGATTGTTACGGATACCATTCAAGTCAAGGAAAATTCGGATCCCGGTACCATCGTAGATACTTTGGAAGCTATCGATAAAGACAACGACAGCCTGACCTGGACGCTTGTCGAAGATCCGAGCAAGTGCTTCGATGTGTCTGTAACCGGTGTTGTGACGACCAAAAAGTGCGACAATCTTGACTACGAAAAGAACAAGACAATCTCGATCAAGGTCAGTGTATCGGATAATCGCGGTGGTGTTGATACCAAGATTATTGTCGTGAAGCTGATCGATGTTCCTGCACCTGATCTCAAAATTACCGAGGCTAGTAACGAGGATTCCCTCTGGAAAAATCCTGAAATCATCTACACCCATACGGATTCCCTTAACCTCTGCTGGGAAATCAACAAGGCGAACAAGGATTGCTCCGATACGACCCTCAAGCCCGGCGAGAACAAAATCTGTAAGGAAGTTTGCGATGTGGACGGCTTCGAAGGCTGCTCCAAGGATTGCTTCATTGCCTACTACAGCGACGTGTCTCCGTTGGTCTACATCGATGCCGGTGGCGATGCTAACCTCGCCAGCAACATCTATACCATTGTGGAACAGCCCGCCGAAGGCGACACTAACGTGTACGTGAAGGACACGGTTCGCCAGATTACGGTGCACATTACGGACAAGGACCCGATTAGGGGTGATTCCAGCTATAGCTTTACGATCCCCGTTGACTTGACCAAGAAGGTTAGCGTGCCGCAAAAGACTTATGACGCTCTTTCTAATGTGGCCAAGCAGACGGTGGCCCTTGACGAACTGAATCCGAAAACCAAGGTTACTCCGATTAACGGAACCAACTACTTGAATTCCTACCCGACGACGATTGCCGGCATTGAGGTGACCGTCAGCTACGTGACTGACACCAAGGGGAACGTAGTCAAGCAGGCCGTGGTGAACGAAAAGGGTAAGGTCGATTCCATCGAAGTAATCACGGTTACCTACGAAACCGAAATAGACGGCCAGAAGGTGAAGGTTTCTTACCAGGCTGACGCTACCACGGGCAAGGCCCTTAATGTGGATGGCAACGGCGGATTTATCGCGACCAAGAATTCCGACGTATCCACGGGCGTGTTCAAAGTTTCTTATGAATACACCGACAAAAAAACCGGCAATGCGGTCGAGTTGACTTATATTGTTGACGACAAGGGTAACATGGTCAAGAACCCGGAAGGCGACCGCGGCTACCAGGTGTCTTACACTTACGTAGACAAGTATGGCAATGCGGCTAAGCAGTCCGTGTTCGTGGTGCTCGACCAGACGCTTCCGACGGTGGAAATCCTCAAGCCTGTCGACAACCAGGTGGCTCATACGAACTTCGTGAATATCGAATGGACTGTCAACGGCGAAAAGCAGGATTCCCTGACTGTCCAGGGGCTTGTAAAGGGACCGAACATCATTGTCCGCTTCTACAAGGATAAGGCTGGAAACATCGCCGCCGATACGGTGCGCGTGTACATGAAGGATGGCAAGGATCTCGACATTGCTGTGGAACGTCCGGTGATTATCGTGACCAAGGACAAGGTCGAAGAATACTACGCCGAAAACGCTCCTGTGAAGGGCCAAACCTTCGCTGTTAGCGTGAAGAACCCCACTACGGGCGACGAAGTGGAAACCTTGATTGGTGGTTCCTTCAAGACCAAGGACGGTAGCGGTGAAAAGCCCTATGCCGGAGTTAGCGACTCCAAGCACCTGGGCCCGACCCTGATTCTTGACGTTGTGCTCCCGACCGTCAGCGATGGCAAGAGCGGTACCGTGAGCGGCCTTGCGACTATGGACGACTTGATGCTCTCTAACGGTAGGATTTCTTCGGCCGGTATGGGTGTGGATACTTCCAAGCTCGATTACGAAGCGAAGAAGGACTACAAGGAATATACGGTTGACGAATACGTTTCCCAATTCTGCGAAGACGGAACCAAGATCCCCGACGACGCAAGCGCCTTTAACCTGTACAACTCCAAGCTGAAGATCAAAATCTGGGTCTACACGACTCTCGGTAACTTTGTAAGCGATTACAGCTTTACCCAGGAACTGAACGATCCCAGCTACGCCAACGAAGCCGGCCTCACGAAGCTCTACTTCGAACTGAAACCAGATAAGGATGGCTATGTGCACGCCGAAAACGGTAAGCTTATGGCTACGGGCGCCTACGTGTACAAGGTAGAAGCTAGCCTACAGAATAAGCTGCGTTGCTCAATTCCGCCGTTCAACGGTGGCACCGGAAAGACCAAGGGTGACGTGACCAGGTCTCGCGAAGAGCTCCTGAAACCCTTCGGCTACAAGCGTCCGTCTAACAAGTAA